TCGAACTATGCCATGGGACGTCGGGTGCACCTTTTCCCCGATGGTACCATTGGAGCAACCTGGACTTACGGTATGCTCGACCCCAACTTCTCGGATCGCGGAACGGCCTACAACTATTTCAATGGAACGGCCTGGGGAGCGCTTCCGACCGCAAGGGTTGAACCAGTGCGCACGGGTTGGCCGTCGTATGCCCCCTGGGGGCCCAATGGCGAAATTATTGTTTCGCACACAGGTGCTGCTAATGGACTGATCTTCAGCAGAAGGGAAACCAAGGGCAGCGGGGCCTGGACGCACTCCTACCTGGCTGGACCTGCCGAAGTGCCCAACCTGCTCTGGCCACGCATGATTACCAGCGGCGAAAACAACGAAGTCATTCATGTGATTGCCCTCACGGCCCCAACAGCCAATGGCGGAGTCGTTTATCAGGGGCTTGACGGTGCCTTGCTCTACAGCCGTTCCACTGACGGCGGAGAAACCTGGGACCCGCAGAACGTGCTGCTTGAAGGCATCACCGCCAACGACCTGTTGCGCGTACGTGCCGACACCTATGCCTGGGCTGCTCCATTCGGCAACACAATCGCATTTGTAGTGGGCGATGGATATGGCGACGGCATCGTAATGAAATCGGAAGATGGAGGCGATACATGGGAAAAGATGCTGTATTACGAAAGCATCGACAAATTCATGGATGGCAATACCACTTATCCCATACACGGAGGAACGGATTCGTATCAGCATGCCGTGATTGATGACCTGGGGAGGGTGCACGTAGCCGTGGGTCGTCAGATTCACCGCGCCGAGGCTGGATTGTTCTACTATCCTTACAGCAACGGCCTGCTTTACTGGAATGAAACCATGCCTCCGCTCGATACTACCAAAATTGGCAGCTCTATCCTGGATGCTTCTGTGGTTGCTCCGGGTTATTTGCTTGCAGAAGTTGTCGAAACAGCAACCGATACAATCTCAGCCATCACCAGCCCTAACTATTATGCTGCCTTGACTAGCATGCCCCAGCTGGTGTTCGACCACCAGAACAAAATTCTGTATGCCTTCTACTCGGCAATCAGTCCGGGCTATGTGGACAGCGATGGCAACAACTACCGCCACATCTGGATGAGGTTTTCGGATGATTATGGCCAGACCTGGAGCCCCTATACCGATCTGCACGATGATATCTTCCACCTGTTCACCGAGTGTGTCTATCCCTCGGCTGCTTCCGCTGTGAACGATAAAGTGCATCTGATTTATCAGAGCGACAACTTTATTGGCGGCAGCAACAGGCCAACACCTCCAAACCATGGCCATGTGGACAACGACATCGTTCACCTTACTGTGAATACGGTAACAGGAATCAACGAAAAGCCGGCCACTGTGCTTTCCATTGATAAGGTTTACCCCAACCCTGCCCGCAACGAGGCTTTCGTAACCATTCGGGTTGACAAACCGCTTACTGCCCGCATCAGCCTGGTCAACCTTATCGGTCAGGAGGTGCAGTCTACCACCCAGCAATTCAACTACATTGGCATCCACAAAGCTGCCCTCGACCTGAGCAAACTCGACAGGGGAGTATATTTTGTGCGTGTATCCAATGGTAACCAAGTAGTTACGCAGAAAATCATAGTTCATTAATACGGGTTTTATTTCTGCGGCCGGGGGTTTTCCCCCGGCTTTTTTGTTTTATCACCTTCCACATCCCTGTTAAACATAATTAACAGCCTTTGGTGTGCTGCCTCTACCAGTGCGCTGGCGAACATTGATTACTTTTGTTGCACGCTAACTGCAACAAGCTCTATGAATCAAATTACCAAACAGTCTGTAATTGACACACTTAAAGAGGTTATTTATTTTCCGAAGGGCGACAATATTGTCAATCTTGGGATGCTCGACGGGCTGGAAGTTTCAGAAGGTAAGGTGAGTTTCAGGCTGGTTTTTCCAAAGCTCAACGAGCCCCCTGTGCGTATCGTGAGTGCCACCGCCGAGAAAATGCTCCGCGAACGTTTTGGTCAGGACTTTGCCCTCGAAATCATCCCGATAACTGAAAAGGAAAAAGGCCTCGGTCCGTTGGCCGGGGTACGCAATATCATCGCCGTAGTTTCGGGCAAAGGTGGGGTGGGCAAATCCACTGTGGCAGCTAACCTTGCTATCGCATTGTCGAAAAAGGGTTTTCGTGTCGGGCTCATCGATGCCGATATTTACGGGCCTTCGGTGCCTGTGATGTTTGGCGTGGTGGACGAGATGCCCGAAGCCAGAGAAAGAAATGGCAAGCCCGCCATCGTTCCGATTGAGAAACATGGCATCAAGCTGCTTTCGATCGGTTTTTTTGTGGATGTGACCAAACCCCTGGTCTGGCGTGGGCCGATGGCTACCAGCGCCCTGAACCAACTGCTGGGCGATGCCGACTGGGGAATACTCGATTACCTGGTCATCGACATGCCTCCGGGCACAGGCGACATTCAGCTGACATTGGCACAGTCCTATTCCGTGACAGGCGCCGTTGTGGTCACTACCCCGCAAAAAGTGGCATTTGCTGATGTGCACCGGGCTGCAAATATGTTCAAGCAGGAAAAATTAACCATTCCTTTGCTTGGACTCATTGAAAATATGGCCTATTTTGTGCCTTCCGACCTGCCCGACAGAAAGTATTATATCTTTGGTCGGACGAATGGTGAACGCTTTGCTGAAGTTCTGGGGGTACAATTCCTTGGGCAAATCCCCATTGTGGATCAGATTGCCTCATCGGGTGATTCCGGCTCACCCATTGCCCTCGACGATAATCACCCCATCTCCAAAGCTTTTGCCGAAGTTGCGGAAAAAGTTATTGAAAGCGTAAACAAAAATTAAATCGCATAGCCATGGCCGAAGACAAAGAAGTATTGGTTCGTAAAGTGAAGAACATTATCGAGCAGGTGCGTCCTTACCTGCAGCAGGATGGAGGCGACATCAGCTTTGTGGAGCTTACCGACGACCTTGTGGTGAACGTGGAACTCACAGGGGCATGCGGATCCTGCCCATACAGCACCATGACCCTAAAGAATGGGGTGGAAAACACCATCCGCAAGGCGATACCCGAGATTAAATCGGTGGAAGCTGTCAATCTGGGCTAATCCGTTCTAAATCAGCTCAGATATTTTGCCACGATGGGCATTCTCCGGCCCATGCCGAATGCCTTGGGCGATACCCTGAGGATGGGCGGGGTTTGTTTTCGCTTGTACTCGTTCATGTTCACCAGCCTCAGCACCCGCTTTACCAAACCGGCGTCGAAGCCCATCTGAACGAGTTCCTGGGGGCCTTGACGCTGTTCAATGTACTGATACAATATCTGGTCGAGTATGGCATAATCCGGCAGGCTGTCCGAGTCGAGCTGGCCGGGGCGCAACTCGGCCGAAGGCGGTTTGGTGATGCTGTTATCGGGGATAAATTCACCATCTTTGTTGATGTACCGGGCTAGCTCATATACCTCAGTTTTGTACACATCACCAAGCACCGACAGTCCGCCGTTCATGTCGCCGTACAGCGTGCCGTAACCCACTGCTGCCTCACTTTTGTTGCTGGTATTGAGCAGGATATGGTTGAATTTGTTGGCGTATGCCATCAAAATCAACCCCCGCAGCCTCGCTTGCATGTTTTCTTCTGTCAGCCCGAAAGGTGTGCCTTCAAAAATGGGCTGGAGCACTTTTTCGACAGTTTCGTAAGGTGGTGCAATGGGAACGGTATAGTGAGGGCATCCCAGATTTTCAGCCAGCGCAATTGCGTCGGTCACCGAGTGCGTGCTAGAAAACTGCGAAGGCATGAGGATGCCTGTTACGTTTTCAGGTCCGAGTGCGCGCGCGGCAAGTGCCATGGTCACAGCCGAATCGATGCCACCCGACAGACCGAGCACTGCTTTTTTGAATCCCATCTTCCCGAAATAGTCGCGGATGCCGGTGATGAGGGCATCGTGAATCAATGCGGTTTTTTGGCTGAAATCGGGCTCAAAACCTTCCTCAGATTTTTCAAGATGGGCAGTATCAACAATCTCTATGGCTTCGGCAAAATAAGGCAGCAGGCAGCCCACCTTGCCATTGGCCATCATGGCGGCCGACCCACCGTCGAAGATCAACTCAGTTTGTGCGCCCACGTGGTTGACGTAGACGAGCGGGATACCATATTTTTCGACGTTTGCTTTGAGTACCTCATGCCGGCGTTTTGCCTGGTTGTAATGAAAGGGCGAAGCCGCTATGTTGATCATCAGGTCGGGTTTGTCTTTCTGCAGCTCAGCCATTGGGTCGATGGTATAGAGCCGGCTTTGCCCCAGATCCCAGATGTCTTCGCAAATGGTAAGAGCTATTGTAAGCCCTTTAAAATGAAGTGTCCGGAATGACTTTGCAGGTTCAAAATAGCGGTATTCGTCAAATACGTCGTAGTTTGGCAACAGGCCTTTGTGAAAAAAATCGATCTGCCCTTTGTAGCAAAATGCAGCGGAATTGAACAGAGGTTTGCCTTTGTCGCCCCTGTTTCGGCTTGGCGCACCCACAATGGCCGCAATATCCTGACAATGGTCGGCTATGTCTTGAAGGGCTGCCTCTGTCTGGCGGATGAAATCGTCGAACTCCAGAAAATCGAGTGGGGGATAACCACAAACGGACAATTCGGCAAATACTGCCAGGTCGGCTCCCTTTGTCCGGGCTAAGGCAAGCGCTTCGAGGATTTTTTTTGTGTTGGCCTCAAAATCGCCTATCCGGAAATTGATCTGCGCTAAAGCGATTTTCACAAAACCAGTGGATTGAAATTAAAACAACACTCCGACCTTAAGCTCAAGGAAGCTAAAAGTGCCTTTCACCTTGTCGCCCGAAATGTTGTTGGTGCCTTTGAGCACATTGAGCAGGCCGTTGTCCCAGCGCAAGCCGATATTGAGCTTTGTCGTTTCTGCAAGTTCTTTGTACACCCCGGCGCCGATGATCATCGAAGTGCGGCTGTAGCGCATCTCATTGTCCACGTCTTTTTTGTTTTCCGTGCCGAACAAACGATCGTTGACATAAAATTTTTCATCTGCCGAGGCATTGAGCCTGAGGGCCAGGGCCAACCCAAAATCACCGTAAATGGAATAGCCGTTGCTGATTTCCTGTGTGCGCATGCGCAAAACTGCCGGAATCTGAACGTAACTGGTGTTTAGCTTGCGGCGGGTTAAACCATTGGAGTCATCTTTTTTTTCGGGGAATGTATATTTCCCGTTCAGGTAAAGGAATCTAAGGCCAGTGTTAATGGCATAGTTTTCAACGAGGTAGATGTCTCCGACAAAACCCCAGCTGAAACCCATTCTTACGCCATCGGTTTCATAGTTGTTGGTATTCGGGCTGACCCAACCGATGTTGGGCGCCAGCTCAAAGCCAAACTGAAATGCCTTTTCCTGTGCAAATGAAGTAACTGATATTGCCAAAAAAATGGTGAGGAGTAAATTGCGTGCCATATCTCAATGATTTGAAGCAAAATTAACAATTCTGGCTAAGTTTGGTAATTGTATATCTAAGTTCGATGTCGGCATGCCGGGGCCGACTAAACCGAATGTTCTAATTTTACATCGAAATGACACGCACAGGTGGTTGAAGAATTAAAGAATGGTGATTCTCACAGCCGGGGAATGCGCAGGTTTTTGCAAAACACTGTGGGGGTAGTGGCGTTAATATTCATTCTGTTGGTGGCTTTGGCTGCATTATTTTCATACCACATTTCCCCCGACCCGACGCCTGGAGCCAATCGTCAGATGCTTGAAATTGCATCCTTGTCGCCCGGCACAGGCATCCAGGTGTTACGCATTCAACGTGGGCAGCCCGATAGCACGGGATTTTTCGGGCGTTTTATTCATGGCAGGCGCGATCATTTCGAAAGCGTTCCTCTGCGCAGCTGGCGTTTTGATCAGGATAAGTTATGCTACGAGGTTTTTGATGCGGATGCTGCACAGCAATCGGAGGAGGTATGTTTGGCTCTGCAGC
This window of the Bacteroidota bacterium genome carries:
- a CDS encoding T9SS type A sorting domain-containing protein, producing the protein MKKSLLFLVFLLPAVMLHASDWRQKREERVRNIYLPAPHAIEDVVVINNLPNPFVANLKFGPDVVIGKTRYDLQSNYAMGRRVHLFPDGTIGATWTYGMLDPNFSDRGTAYNYFNGTAWGALPTARVEPVRTGWPSYAPWGPNGEIIVSHTGAANGLIFSRRETKGSGAWTHSYLAGPAEVPNLLWPRMITSGENNEVIHVIALTAPTANGGVVYQGLDGALLYSRSTDGGETWDPQNVLLEGITANDLLRVRADTYAWAAPFGNTIAFVVGDGYGDGIVMKSEDGGDTWEKMLYYESIDKFMDGNTTYPIHGGTDSYQHAVIDDLGRVHVAVGRQIHRAEAGLFYYPYSNGLLYWNETMPPLDTTKIGSSILDASVVAPGYLLAEVVETATDTISAITSPNYYAALTSMPQLVFDHQNKILYAFYSAISPGYVDSDGNNYRHIWMRFSDDYGQTWSPYTDLHDDIFHLFTECVYPSAASAVNDKVHLIYQSDNFIGGSNRPTPPNHGHVDNDIVHLTVNTVTGINEKPATVLSIDKVYPNPARNEAFVTIRVDKPLTARISLVNLIGQEVQSTTQQFNYIGIHKAALDLSKLDRGVYFVRVSNGNQVVTQKIIVH
- a CDS encoding Mrp/NBP35 family ATP-binding protein, producing the protein MNQITKQSVIDTLKEVIYFPKGDNIVNLGMLDGLEVSEGKVSFRLVFPKLNEPPVRIVSATAEKMLRERFGQDFALEIIPITEKEKGLGPLAGVRNIIAVVSGKGGVGKSTVAANLAIALSKKGFRVGLIDADIYGPSVPVMFGVVDEMPEARERNGKPAIVPIEKHGIKLLSIGFFVDVTKPLVWRGPMATSALNQLLGDADWGILDYLVIDMPPGTGDIQLTLAQSYSVTGAVVVTTPQKVAFADVHRAANMFKQEKLTIPLLGLIENMAYFVPSDLPDRKYYIFGRTNGERFAEVLGVQFLGQIPIVDQIASSGDSGSPIALDDNHPISKAFAEVAEKVIESVNKN
- a CDS encoding NifU family protein; translation: MAEDKEVLVRKVKNIIEQVRPYLQQDGGDISFVELTDDLVVNVELTGACGSCPYSTMTLKNGVENTIRKAIPEIKSVEAVNLG
- a CDS encoding NAD+ synthase, yielding MKIALAQINFRIGDFEANTKKILEALALARTKGADLAVFAELSVCGYPPLDFLEFDDFIRQTEAALQDIADHCQDIAAIVGAPSRNRGDKGKPLFNSAAFCYKGQIDFFHKGLLPNYDVFDEYRYFEPAKSFRTLHFKGLTIALTICEDIWDLGQSRLYTIDPMAELQKDKPDLMINIAASPFHYNQAKRRHEVLKANVEKYGIPLVYVNHVGAQTELIFDGGSAAMMANGKVGCLLPYFAEAIEIVDTAHLEKSEEGFEPDFSQKTALIHDALITGIRDYFGKMGFKKAVLGLSGGIDSAVTMALAARALGPENVTGILMPSQFSSTHSVTDAIALAENLGCPHYTVPIAPPYETVEKVLQPIFEGTPFGLTEENMQARLRGLILMAYANKFNHILLNTSNKSEAAVGYGTLYGDMNGGLSVLGDVYKTEVYELARYINKDGEFIPDNSITKPPSAELRPGQLDSDSLPDYAILDQILYQYIEQRQGPQELVQMGFDAGLVKRVLRLVNMNEYKRKQTPPILRVSPKAFGMGRRMPIVAKYLS
- a CDS encoding PorT family protein → MARNLLLTIFLAISVTSFAQEKAFQFGFELAPNIGWVSPNTNNYETDGVRMGFSWGFVGDIYLVENYAINTGLRFLYLNGKYTFPEKKDDSNGLTRRKLNTSYVQIPAVLRMRTQEISNGYSIYGDFGLALALRLNASADEKFYVNDRLFGTENKKDVDNEMRYSRTSMIIGAGVYKELAETTKLNIGLRWDNGLLNVLKGTNNISGDKVKGTFSFLELKVGVLF